The nucleotide sequence GGCGCATCAGGCCGGCGAGCCCGCGCAGCAGGGTCGACTTGCCGCAGGCGTTCGGCCCGACGATCACGGTGATCCGGCCGTCCGGGATCTGCACCGACTGCCCGTCGACGACCGGCTGCCCGGCCGTGTAGCCCAGGCTCAGGTCGTGGCCGGTCAGGGTCATCCGCTTGCTCCGATCCGGTTGCCGCGCACCAGCAGCGCGATGAGTACGGGCGCCCCGACGAGCGCCGTGAGCACGCCGACCGGGAGTTCCCGCGGCGCGAAGGCGGTACGCGCCACCAGATCGGCGGTCACCACCACGAACGCGCCGGTCCCGGCGCAGGCGAGCAGGCCGGGACTGCGTTCGCGCAGCACCCGGCGGACGATCTGCGGTGCCACCAGCGCCACGAACCCGACCGGCCCGGCGGACGCGGTGGCCAGCGCCGGCAGCCCGACCGCACCGGCCAGCAATCCGACCCTGGCCCGGCCGACCCGCGGGGACAGCGCCCGGGCCAGGTCGTCGCCGAGCTCGAGCACCGCCAGCCTGCGGGTCAGCGCCAGCATCGGCGGCAGCAGCAGGCACAGCCCGGCGGCGACCGGAACGACGTCCGGCCACGACCGCCCGGACAGGCTGCCGACCAGCCAGACCGCGGCCTGGTACGCGGCGTTGATGTCGGCCCGGCTGAGCAGGAAGGTCGCCGCCGCGCTGAGGATCGCGGCCACCCCGATCCCGACCAGCACCAGCCGGTAGCCGGAGAAGCCGTTGCGGTAGGCGACGGCGTACACCGCGACGGCAGCCACCCCGGCCCCGACCAGCGCACCGCCGGTCACCCAGACCGCGGTCGCCCCGAACCCGATGATCATCAGGACGGCGCCGGCCGAGGCACCCGCGTTGATCCCGATCACGTCCGGGCTGACCAGCGGGTTCTGCGCGAGGCGTTGCAGCACCCCGCCCGCGACGCCGAACGCCGCGCCGACCAGCACCCCGGTCAGGGCACGCGGGATGCGGTGGTTCACCACCACGTCGTAGGTGATCAGGGTGCCGTTGCCGGCGAGCGTGTCGAGCACCGTCGACAGCGGCATCGGGTACTCACCCACCGCCGTGGCCCACAGCGCGACCAGTACCGCGCCCAGCCAGGTGCACCCGGCGAGCAGCAGCCCGCGCACCCCAAACCGGGCCGAGAACGGCCCGCGGCGGACGACCAGCATCCCGCTACTCACAGGACGGTCACCACTCACAGGGCGGTCACCATTCACAGGGCGGCTACCTTCCGGGTCCGCACCAGGTACAGGAACACCGGCCCGCCCAGCAGCGCCGCGGTCACCCCGATCTGGACCTCCTCGGGGGCCAGCACCACCCGGCCGGCGACGTCGGCGAGCAGCACCACCGCCGCACACAGCAGCGCGGACAGCGGGAGCACCCACCGGTGCGCCGTCCCGACCAGCAGCCGGGCCGCGTGCGGCGCGACCAGACCGACGAAGGCGACCGGGCCGGCCACCGCGGTCGCCGTCCCGGCCAGCACGACGACGGCGACCAGGCCGGTCACCCGGGTCGTCCCCGGCCGGGCACCCAGGCTGCGGGCGGTGTCGTCGCCGAGCGCGACCGCATCGAGCCGGCGCACCAGGATCACCGCGAGCAGCACCCCGGCCACCGCGAACGGCACCGCCTGGCCGACCGTGACCAGATCGGCGCGCGCCAGCGACCCGATCACCCAGTACCGGTAGCGGGCGAACAGGTCCCGGTCGAGCAGGACGAATGCCGAGGTCATCGCCATGATCAGGGCCGAGACGGCCGCCCCGGCGAGCGCCAGCTTCACCGGCGTGGCCCCGTCCCGGCCGGAGCCGCCGATCGCGTAGACCGCCGCGGCCGCGAGCGCACCGCCGAGGAAGCCGAACCAGACGTATCCGCTCAGCGACCCGACGCCGGCCAGTGCGATGACGGCGATCATCGCGCCGGCCGCGCCCGCGTTCACGCCGAGCGTGCCCGGCCCGGCCAGCGGGTTGCGGGTGACGCCCTGTGCCACGGCCCCGGCCAGCCCCAGACAGATCCCGGCCAGCAGCCCGGCCACCGTGCGCGGCAGCCGGACGTGCCGCACGACGATGTCGGACTGCGTCCCGGTGAAGTGCCACAGCCCGGCGTGCAGCTCGGCCCAGCCCAGCGGGCGGGCACCCACCTTCAGCGACGCCAGCACCGCGACCGCGACCAGCAGCACCACCGCCGGGAGCGCCCACGGGGCCGCCGCCCGCACCCGGACCCCGGCGGGCCGCGCCGGGGCGGGGACGCTCACTCCGGGTGGACCAGGTCCGCGACCTGCTCGGCGGCGTAGGGGGCGCGCAGGCTGGCGGCCCGGTTCGCGAACAGGAACGGGTGCACCGCGTTCTCCCGGACCGCGGTGCTGCCCGACAGCGCCGGATCGCCCATGATCTGCGCGACGTCGGACTCCCCGTCGGCGTCCACGGTGGCCGGGTCACAGCAGGTCGAGGTGAGGATGATGTCCGGGTCCCTGGCGATCAGCTCCTCCTTCGACACCGCCACGTGCCGGCGCTCGGTGAGGTCGGCGAACGCGTTCTCGGCGCCCGCCATCTCCAGGATCCGGCTCCCGAAGTCGATGCCCGAGGCCACCCGGTAGCTGCCGTCGTCGTCGTTGAGCAGGATCGCGACCCGCGGCTTCGGCTTGCCCTCGACGCGCTCCTGCACCGCGGTCACCCGCCCCTGCAGGTCCGCGACCAGCTCGTCGGCCCGCTCCTGCGCGCCCAGCAACCGGCCCAGCGAGCGCAGGTCGTCGTAGATCGTGTCCATCGACACCTGAGCGGGATCGATGGCCTCGTCGGACGCGCCGTCCTCGGTCGGGCACAGCGGGGCGTTGATCCAGGTCCGGACGCCCAGCTCGGCCAGGTCGGCCCGGGTGCTGACCGTCTCGGCCCCGGACGCGGCGAAGGAGTTGTTGTACCCGGACAGCACGAAGTCCGGCTCGGCGGCGAGCAGCACCTCCCGGGTGGGGAGATCGGGCAGGTAGGCGACGTCCTCCTGGGCCCGGGCGAACTCGTCGAGCACCGGCGCGTCGAGGTAGGCGGTGCCGACCAGCCGGTCGCTGACCCCGAGCGCGTGCAGCGTCTCGATCGCGGGCTGGTAGAAGGCGTAGATCCGCTCCGGCGGGGCCGGGACGGTCACCTCGATCCCGCAGTTGACCTCGGTCACGGGCTCGCCCGCCGCGCCGCCGGCCTCGGGTGCGGGCGGGCCGCCGCAGGCCGCGAGGGCCAGCACGGCGACCGCCGTCACGGCGACCGGAATGATCCGGCGGGGAACGGACCGGACGGACATCGCGGCTCCACATCGTCGATCGAGCTCACAAGACACTTGACAGGTTGTTCATATGTCACGTCTCGCCACTAGATCCACCATGTGGCCGGATTTTGTCCGGAACGTCACCCCCTCATCGTGCGTCGCGCAGCAGCTCCGCCCAGCGGCGCAGCACCGGCTCCTCGGCGAGATCCGGGAAGTTCAGGTCGGGGGCACCGTCGGCGCGCCACCGCTCGACCAGCGACATGATCCGCACCGAGTCGAGCCCCAGGTCGAGCAGATCGTCGTCGGGGCCGATGGTCGCGGGATCGCAGCCGAGCAGCGCGGCGACGTCCGCCCGGACCCGGTCCTCGGCAGGTGACACGGTCATGGTGTGCGCTCCTCGTGTTCAAGGTGGATCGGATCGGCGGGGCTGCTCGGACCGGTGGCGTCCCGCAGCGCCTCGCGCAGCTCGCGTCTGCTGGTCTTGCCGACCCCGGTGACCGGGAATCCGGGCACGATCTCCACCAGGTCGGGGATCTTGAACGCGGCCACCCCGCGCTCGCGGACGAAGCGCCGCAGCACCGGGCCGGTCGGTGCAGCACCGGGGCGCGGCACCACCCAGGCCCGGGTGCGCTCGCCGAGGTACTCGTCGGGGACACCGACGACGGCGGCGTCCAGCACGTCCGGATGCGCCATCAGGTGGTCCTCCACCTCGGCCGGGGCGACCTTCTCGCCACCCCGGTTGATCTGCTCCTTCACCCGGCCGACGACCTCGATGTGCCCGGTCGGGCCGCGGCGCACCAGGTCGCCGGTGCGGTAGAAGCCGTCCGCGGTGAAGGCCGTCGCGTTGTGCTCACCGGCCCGGAAGTAGCCGCGGATCGTGTACGGCCCGCGGGTGAGCAGTGCCCCGGACCGGCCGGGCGGCACCTGCGCGTCCGACGGGGCGGCCGGATCGTCCGGGTTCACGACCCGGATCTCGTCGTCCGCTGAGATCGGGCGCCCCTGGGTGGTCAGGACGAGCTCGTCCGGGTCGTCGAGCCGGGTGTAGCAGACCAGGCCCTCGGCCATCCCGAACACCTGCTGCAGCCGGCAGCCCAGTGCCGGGCCGATCCGGGACGCCAGCTCGGGGCCGCACTTGGCGCCACCGACCAGCACCACCTCCAGGCTGGACAGGTCCCGGGTGCTGCGCCCGGCGGCCTCGGCCCAGGCGGCGGCCAGCGGCGGGACCAGCCCGGTGATCGTCACCCGCTCCTGCTCGATCAGCTCGAACGCGGTGGCGGCGTCCGGCGCCGGGGCCAGCACCGAGGCCGCTCCCGCGTGCAGGGCACCGAACACCCCCGGCGAGCTGAGCGGGAAGTTGTGCGCCACCGGCAGCACCGCCAGGTACGCGCTGTCCGGGCGCAGGCCGCAGATCCGGGCGCTCTCCCGGACGCTGTACAGGTAGTCGTCGTGGGTGCGCGGGATCAGCTTGGGCAGTCCGGTGGACCCGCCGGAGAGCTGCAGGAACGCCACCTCGCCCGGATCCCGGTCCGCCGGCTCGTGGTCGGGATCCGCCGCGGCCAGCTCGGCCAGCCCGGCCGCGCCGTCGGTCGTGCCGCCCGATCCGGTGTCCAGGACGACCACCTCCCGGACCGTGCGCACCGCGTCGGCGGTGGCGCGGGCGAGCGCGCCGTGATCGAAGCGGGCGTGTGCGTCGACGGTGATCACGGCGGTCGCGCCGGACCACTCGGCGACGTGGCGCAGCTCGGTCCCGCGGTGCGCCGGCAGTGCGAACACCGGCCGGGCACCCAGCCGGAACAGCGCGAACACCACCGACAGGAACTCCGGCACGTTCGGCAGCTGGAGCAGCACGTTGTCACCGGGCCGGATCCCGAGCCCGTGCAGCCCGGCCGCGAGCCGGTGCGCCCGGTCGTCGAGCCCGGCGAAGGTCCACCGCTGCGCCACGGTCCCGGTCCGGCCGACGACCGCGGTGCGCTCCGGGTGGGTCGCGGCGAGCTCCGAGAGCCAGGCGCCGAACGTCTGGCCGCGCCAGTACCCGAGCGTGCGGTAGCGGGCGGCGACCTCCGGCGGCCATGGCACGTGGTCGAGATCGGTCAACGGGTGCGTCCTTCCGGGTGGGGGTCCGGTCACGGGCCGGGGCCGATCACGGGCGGGCCGATCACGAGCCGAGGCTCGCGCCGCCGTCGACGGTCAGGGTCTGCATCGTGATGTGCCGCGCGGCGTCCCCGGCCAGGAACAGCACCGCGGCGGCGACGTCGCCGGGCTGCGCGATCCGCCCGAGCGGGATGCCGAGCCGGTAGCGCTGCGGCGCCCCGGCCACGACGGCGGCCGCACCGGTGTCGTCGTCCGGGTCGGGCCACAGCGCCCGCTGCATGGCGGTGTCGGTCGCGCCGGGGCAGACGACGTTGCA is from Pseudonocardia autotrophica and encodes:
- a CDS encoding ABC transporter substrate-binding protein; this encodes MSVRSVPRRIIPVAVTAVAVLALAACGGPPAPEAGGAAGEPVTEVNCGIEVTVPAPPERIYAFYQPAIETLHALGVSDRLVGTAYLDAPVLDEFARAQEDVAYLPDLPTREVLLAAEPDFVLSGYNNSFAASGAETVSTRADLAELGVRTWINAPLCPTEDGASDEAIDPAQVSMDTIYDDLRSLGRLLGAQERADELVADLQGRVTAVQERVEGKPKPRVAILLNDDDGSYRVASGIDFGSRILEMAGAENAFADLTERRHVAVSKEELIARDPDIILTSTCCDPATVDADGESDVAQIMGDPALSGSTAVRENAVHPFLFANRAASLRAPYAAEQVADLVHPE
- a CDS encoding FecCD family ABC transporter permease, with translation MSSGMLVVRRGPFSARFGVRGLLLAGCTWLGAVLVALWATAVGEYPMPLSTVLDTLAGNGTLITYDVVVNHRIPRALTGVLVGAAFGVAGGVLQRLAQNPLVSPDVIGINAGASAGAVLMIIGFGATAVWVTGGALVGAGVAAVAVYAVAYRNGFSGYRLVLVGIGVAAILSAAATFLLSRADINAAYQAAVWLVGSLSGRSWPDVVPVAAGLCLLLPPMLALTRRLAVLELGDDLARALSPRVGRARVGLLAGAVGLPALATASAGPVGFVALVAPQIVRRVLRERSPGLLACAGTGAFVVVTADLVARTAFAPRELPVGVLTALVGAPVLIALLVRGNRIGASG
- a CDS encoding (2,3-dihydroxybenzoyl)adenylate synthase; translated protein: MTDLDHVPWPPEVAARYRTLGYWRGQTFGAWLSELAATHPERTAVVGRTGTVAQRWTFAGLDDRAHRLAAGLHGLGIRPGDNVLLQLPNVPEFLSVVFALFRLGARPVFALPAHRGTELRHVAEWSGATAVITVDAHARFDHGALARATADAVRTVREVVVLDTGSGGTTDGAAGLAELAAADPDHEPADRDPGEVAFLQLSGGSTGLPKLIPRTHDDYLYSVRESARICGLRPDSAYLAVLPVAHNFPLSSPGVFGALHAGAASVLAPAPDAATAFELIEQERVTITGLVPPLAAAWAEAAGRSTRDLSSLEVVLVGGAKCGPELASRIGPALGCRLQQVFGMAEGLVCYTRLDDPDELVLTTQGRPISADDEIRVVNPDDPAAPSDAQVPPGRSGALLTRGPYTIRGYFRAGEHNATAFTADGFYRTGDLVRRGPTGHIEVVGRVKEQINRGGEKVAPAEVEDHLMAHPDVLDAAVVGVPDEYLGERTRAWVVPRPGAAPTGPVLRRFVRERGVAAFKIPDLVEIVPGFPVTGVGKTSRRELREALRDATGPSSPADPIHLEHEERTP
- a CDS encoding phosphopantetheine-binding protein; its protein translation is MTVSPAEDRVRADVAALLGCDPATIGPDDDLLDLGLDSVRIMSLVERWRADGAPDLNFPDLAEEPVLRRWAELLRDAR
- a CDS encoding FecCD family ABC transporter permease: MSVPAPARPAGVRVRAAAPWALPAVVLLVAVAVLASLKVGARPLGWAELHAGLWHFTGTQSDIVVRHVRLPRTVAGLLAGICLGLAGAVAQGVTRNPLAGPGTLGVNAGAAGAMIAVIALAGVGSLSGYVWFGFLGGALAAAAVYAIGGSGRDGATPVKLALAGAAVSALIMAMTSAFVLLDRDLFARYRYWVIGSLARADLVTVGQAVPFAVAGVLLAVILVRRLDAVALGDDTARSLGARPGTTRVTGLVAVVVLAGTATAVAGPVAFVGLVAPHAARLLVGTAHRWVLPLSALLCAAVVLLADVAGRVVLAPEEVQIGVTAALLGGPVFLYLVRTRKVAAL